A single window of Lutzomyia longipalpis isolate SR_M1_2022 chromosome 1, ASM2433408v1 DNA harbors:
- the LOC129785858 gene encoding protein tailless — translation MKIECFGNFMRKSSFYKKWKMQSPSTSPDLMDPRYNHLRIQASSSRILYDTPCKVCRDHSSGKHYGIYACDGCAGFFKRSIRRNRQYNCKSRSEGQCVVDKTHRNQCRACRLRKCFEVGMNRDAVQHERGPRNSTLRKQMSLLINRDHPMMTDLQSMRRELIMTQAMPLSLAAPPTPIVLDLSSRSTLLSASTNFMPLVTPRPLPPTPPLMAAEAIRESAAQLLFRNVEWLRNLHAFTDLSMHDQLYLLEESWREFFILATAQYLMPLNFSQLLYAYEIMNNNRDNRQPTATLMQEVDNFKKILHRITQLCIDDNEYYFLRAIVLFKTNSDADSDSSSTTDEGGNVCRALQDPERVRILHEDAKNKLSAYINTVYPIQVHRCKELLLILPDLGSVSNYTIEELFFRQNIGLVSIAKLTANMYSQRKTSHFEYQQPVVVSK, via the coding sequence GTCGAATTCTCTACGATACTCCATGTAAGGTATGCAGAGATCACAGCTCTGGCAAGCACTATGGAATTTACGCATGCGACGGATGTGCTGGATTCTTCAAGAGGTCTATTCGACGAAATAGACAATATAATTGCAAATCACGTTCCGAAGGACAATGTGTCGTTGATAAAACACACCGTAATCAATGTCGTGCGTGTCGCTTGAGAAAGTGTTTCGAAGTTGGGATGAACAGGGATGCTGTGCAGCATGAGCGTGGTCCACGAAATTCCACGCTAAGGAAGCAAATGTCTCTACTTATCAATCGAGATCACCCAATGATGACGGACTTACAGAGCATGAGGCGCGAACTGATAATGACTCAAGCAATGCCATTGTCTCTCGCGGCACCACCAACTCCAATAGTCCTTGATCTCTCATCACGGTCAACACTTCTCTCGGCATCAACCAATTTTATGCCACTCGTTACACCACGACCTCTACCACCCACACCCCCACTTATGGCCGCAGAGGCTATCCGTGAATCTGCGGCACAACTCCTTTTCCGCAATGTGGAGTGGCTGAGAAATCTGCATGCTTTCACTGATCTTTCAATGCACGATCAATTGTATCTGTTGGAGGAATCatggagagaattttttattcttgccACAGCACAGTATTTGATGCCTCTCAACTTTTCGCAACTACTCTATGCGTATGAAATAATGAATAACAATAGGGACAATCGACAGCCGACGGCAACTCTCATGCAAGAAGTGGATAACTTCAAGAAAATCCTCCATCGTATTACGCAGCTATGTATCGATGACAATGAATATTACTTCCTTCGTGCAATTGTGTTGTTTAAAACAAACTCCGATGCGGATTCCGATTCATCCAGTACAACAGATGAGGGTGGAAATGTATGTCGGGCACTACAGGATCCAGAGCGTGTAAGGATTCTCCATGaggatgcaaaaaataagttGAGTGCCTATATTAACACAGTTTACCCAATCCAAGTGCACAGATGCAAAGAATTGCTCCTAATTCTCCCAGATTTGGGATCAGTGTCCAACTACACCatagaagaattattttttagacaAAACATTGGATTGGTTTCAATTGCTAAACTCACTGCAAATATGTACAGTCAGCGTAAAACATCACATTTTGAGTATCAGCAGCCTGTTGTAGTATCCAAATAG
- the LOC129785894 gene encoding cuticle protein 16.8 isoform X2 produces MLKFAIFFALALVASAQHGYHNNPQTAAIISEQRYLSGDGKFGAAYTQEDGIDFKEETDADGNRHGSYSYIDPTGQKRTISYTAGKDGFRASGDHLPVAPAAPPQHAPQPHYQPQPQYQPQPYTQPQQYHSARSDDYDDGSYDPRYNDPSFGQSGNFHQAPQAPVHHHHHAPAAVPTHPPLPTHPPSVQQQIQHAHQFHQSLPQHHQQPSNYHTTPPPHRFQPPGKLSLNRTPDGYSYSFNKV; encoded by the exons ATGTTGAAGTTT GcgattttctttgctttgGCCCTTGTGGCATCCGCCCAGCACGGCTACCATAATAATCCACAGACAGCCGCTATTATCAGTGAACAGAGGTACTTGTCTGGTGATGGAAAATTTGGAGCTGCCTACACACAAGAGGATGGCATTGACTTTAAGGAAGAGACTGATGCTGATGGAAATAGGCATGGTTCCTACAGTTACATTGACCCCACCGGGCAAAAGAGAACAATTTCCTACACTGCGGGAAAAGATGG ATTCCGTGCAAGTGGTGATCACTTGCCTGTTGCTCCAGCTGCCCCGCCACAGCATGCTCCTCAGCCACACTACCAGCCCCAGCCTCAGTACCAGCCCCAACCCTACACGCAACCTCAGCAGTACCACTCTGCCCGCAGTGATGACTACGACGATGGATCCTACGACCCTCGCTACAATGACCCAAGCTTCGGCCAGAGCGGAAACTTCCACCAAGCCCCACAAGCCCCTgtgcaccaccaccaccacgcACCTGCCGCAGTCCCAACACATCCACCActtcccacccacccaccaaGTGTGCAGCAGCAAATCCAGCATGCTCACCAATTCCACCAGAGCCTTCCCCAGCACCACCAGCAGCCATCAAACTACCACACTACCCCACCACCACACCGTTTCCAGCCACCAGGCAAACTCTCCCTCAACCGCACACCCGACGGCTACAGCTATTCCTTCAACAAGGTCTAG
- the LOC129785894 gene encoding activating signal cointegrator 1 complex subunit 2 homolog isoform X1 produces the protein MLKFAIFFALALVASAQHGYHNNPQTAAIISEQRYLSGDGKFGAAYTQEDGIDFKEETDADGNRHGSYSYIDPTGQKRTISYTAGKDGFRASGDHLPVAPAAPPQHAPQPHYQPQPQYQPQPYTQPQQYHSARSDDYDDGSYDPRYNDPSFGQSGNFHQAPQAPVHHHHHAPAAVPTHPPLPTHPPSVQQQIQHAHQFHQSLPQHHQQPSNYHTTPPPHRFQPPGKLSLNRTPDGYSYSFNKPNHAA, from the exons ATGTTGAAGTTT GcgattttctttgctttgGCCCTTGTGGCATCCGCCCAGCACGGCTACCATAATAATCCACAGACAGCCGCTATTATCAGTGAACAGAGGTACTTGTCTGGTGATGGAAAATTTGGAGCTGCCTACACACAAGAGGATGGCATTGACTTTAAGGAAGAGACTGATGCTGATGGAAATAGGCATGGTTCCTACAGTTACATTGACCCCACCGGGCAAAAGAGAACAATTTCCTACACTGCGGGAAAAGATGG ATTCCGTGCAAGTGGTGATCACTTGCCTGTTGCTCCAGCTGCCCCGCCACAGCATGCTCCTCAGCCACACTACCAGCCCCAGCCTCAGTACCAGCCCCAACCCTACACGCAACCTCAGCAGTACCACTCTGCCCGCAGTGATGACTACGACGATGGATCCTACGACCCTCGCTACAATGACCCAAGCTTCGGCCAGAGCGGAAACTTCCACCAAGCCCCACAAGCCCCTgtgcaccaccaccaccacgcACCTGCCGCAGTCCCAACACATCCACCActtcccacccacccaccaaGTGTGCAGCAGCAAATCCAGCATGCTCACCAATTCCACCAGAGCCTTCCCCAGCACCACCAGCAGCCATCAAACTACCACACTACCCCACCACCACACCGTTTCCAGCCACCAGGCAAACTCTCCCTCAACCGCACACCCGACGGCTACAGCTATTCCTTCAACAAG ccgaATCATGCagcataa
- the LOC129785859 gene encoding uncharacterized protein LOC129785859 has product MMERLIVVFITAAAMCGTKASQSYHSFAEPRADPPNVKGHYSYSDPHGAIFHVTYETDKKSSAKSTSDRDFTDFGGPFSAKRNPQNTNFNRPIYIVNTDNDEEKYNDKLNYQTSSTTKSPFKYGGFHFSTTPSPHYNSLPTSQKPSVISHTNNNANQGSFRPVMTKFTVNHPNPPPKQNQGNLISSRYQQYYEDEEEYVDTKRDTVNVAPVSDKYLNDYQQALSKLQAASSNIARRPANTPKSQIKKYNGIPPNAPNNYLIPKNKPSQKPIADPDPKNFKPKFKLQHVPNLYPKDEPSFKPSMEFPPDKVSSSKQKEYFEPPPKYVYTNDNVQYYNVDGGAVPPSKSQNPQQYLKRQNQLKLQQQMIMEKIKKSRAPYSYGQASQTNFRPIVPQQPPHRFSAPRRKPSRAFTPAAARTPYKSRPIIDGPYSIRISM; this is encoded by the exons ATGATGGAACGTTTG aTTGTGGTTTTTATCACTGCTGCCGCAATGTGTGGTACAAAAGCATCGCAATCGTACCATAGTTTTGCAGAACCCCGTGCTGATCCACCCAATGTCAAGGGGCACTACAGCTATTCAGATCCACATGGAGCTATTTTTCACGTCACCTATGAAACAGACAAGAAG AGTTCAGCAAAATCCACCTCCGATCGAGATTTCACTGACTTTGGAGGGCCCTTCAGTGCTAAAAGAAATCCACAAAATACAAACTTCAATAGACCAATTTACATTGTAAATACCgacaatgatgaagaaaagtacaatgataaattgaattatcaaACATCATCCACAACAAAATCACCCTTCAAATATGGAGGTTTTCACTTCTCCACAACGCCTAGTCCCCACTACAATAGCTTGCCAACATCCCAAAAACCATCTGTAATCAGCCATACCAATAACAATGCGAATCAGGGAAGTTTTCGCCCCGTAATGACAAAATTCACGGTAAATCATCCAAATCCACCGCCGAAGCAGAATCAAGGAAACTTAATAAGTAGTCGTTACCAGCAATACTACGAGGATGAAGAAGAATACGTTGATACGAAACGTGATACAGTGAATGTAGCCCCAGTGTCTGATAAGTATCTCAATGACTACCAACAAGCCCTGTCAAAATTGCAAGCAGCATCGTCAAATATTGCTCGACGACCAGCAAATACGCCAAAGAGTCAAATTAAGAAATACAACGGCATCCCACCCAATGCACCCAATAATTATCTCATTCCAAAGAATAAACCCTCCCAAAAACCCATTGCTGATCCTGatccaaagaattttaagcCCAAATTCAAATTGCAGCATGTCCCCAATTTGTACCCCAAAGATGAGCCATCATTTAAGCCATCAATGGAATTCCCCCCCGATAAGGTTTCGTCATCGAAACAAAAGGAATACTTCGAACCACCCCCGAAGTACGTCTACACCAATGATAATGTGCAATACTACAATGTAGATGGTGGTGCAGTTCCACCGTCAAAGAGTCAAAATCCACAGCAGTACCTGAAGAGACAGAATCAACTGAAGTTGCAGCAGCAAATGATCAtggagaaaatcaaaaagtcTCGTGCCCCCTACAGCTACGGTCAGGCGAGTCAAACGAACTTCCGTCCCATTGTACCCCAACAACCGCCACATAGATTCAGTGCACCAAGGAGGAAACCATCGAGAGCTTTTACACCTGCCGCTGCGAGAACCCCGTACAAATCAAGGCCAATCATCGATGGACCTTATTCCATTCGCATTTccatgtaa